DNA from Drosophila busckii strain San Diego stock center, stock number 13000-0081.31 chromosome 2R, ASM1175060v1, whole genome shotgun sequence:
CCTTTTATTGTTACCGAGAATAAACCTGTCGATTTTTATCATTTACGAATTGCGTGTCTCAAGCATTGGCAGATACAAGGGCAGCGTTTCTAAGGTGTCTGTGTCTGACATAGAGCGATCAAAGCAGATTGCATGCTTCGGTGAAGTCATCAGTTGGCGTATAGCAAATGCTACATCCTCGAAACCAATGCGCTCACTAGGCTCCACCTGCCAGCAATTGAGTAGTATCTGGTAAAGATCACTAAAGACGTATACAGGTTGTGTAGGACGCATACCAGACCGTATAGCATCTAGTAAATGCTGTTCACCACTTAAAACATTCCCATAAAGCGTGCCTCCCAGGGCGCAACACTCCCAAGCTATGCATGCAAATGACCACACGGCCGACTTGGACGTAATATGATGCTTTTCACGCAGCATTTCCGGTGACAGCCATCGCCTAGGATCACACTGTTGACGATTGGCGTTCACGTAATACAGTGGCCCAAGAACACACAGCTTTAATTTTGACTCGGTGGTCACGTACACACTATAACTAGATAGGTGCCGTTGTTGCACCTGCAAACTGTTTAGATATGCCGCAGCGCTCGACAGCTCGTACATCCACTGTAATACCAGCTGTTCAGAGAGCGAACTTAATCGTGGAATCGGTGCTTCATGACGACTCTCAAGCAGACGTTGCTTGAGGGACACGCTTTGTAGTTCCATCACTAAATATAGCCAATCTGCGCTAGCCGAAATCCCACAAAAGTCCAGCACCTGCTCGTGTCGCTGTAGTTTTTTGAGCTGTTGCATTTCGTCCAACAGCTGGCATTGAGAGGTAGCTTTCATTTTGTCCGTCGACAACACATGCATTGCACATTCATTACCTCTCCCATTTCCACAGAGCATACCCGTAATAATGTTGCCAAAAGCTCCCTCGCCAATGACATCATTTACGTTTATTCGGAGCTCGCAACGTGGTATATGCTGCAATTCGGCAATCAATGCCTCCAATTGCTGTTTAAAACTATCCAGTGTTGGTGGCAAATCTTCCTCTACTAAGTAGCCATTATTCTCTTGCTCAATAACTGATATTTGCGGAGTCATTTCGTGAGTGTTTCGCAAGCGTTCACTTAGAACGCGACTCTGGCAAGTTTCgtagcgcaaataaaaataagtaattatgcttaacagcaaacagctgccAAAAATGATACAAGTCACAGCCAGTGCGACCACCGAAGATTGCCCTCTCTCAAATGTAGCATAGCGGAAATCGTCCAACGAGGTGGTATGCTGCTCGTGGTTTCTACGTGTATAAAGTGTCTTCGTAAAGTTCTGTAAGGTGCTTacctatatacatacatatataagatACTGTCGGTTTATCTGTCATCATCCATAATtctataaatacatttaagaTAATTTAAGAGGAACTTACCACGCCTAGACTAATGTGAACATGGGATGAATATTGTTGGTCATCGGAACGTAATTTCAATGGCACGTTATGATAGCGCCCATAGAGCTTGCCATCACCAACTACAAAGTGCTTGGTCCTATTATCTTCGGGACGATCGTAGTCCAGTTCAGCGGCTATGTAATAGGGCACACCATTTTGTTGGGATTCCTGCCAGCTGCCTAGCAACTGTGCGTCAAAAGTTTGTCTTAGAGCATTGTTTACATATTCAACAATAATGAGCAATTTGCTCAATGGCCCGTTGTCATTCTGCATAGGCGCTAGTTCTACCGTGATGCTATAATCCGTtcttgtaataatttttggctGTACAGGCACTGGATATGGCACTCCCACCTTAGTAGCAGCACTCAGTGTTGCATGACCACATTCAGTCTCCTTTCGCTCCAATTGTTGTGCTATGCACATAGCATACACGCTGATATTGTAATGAGTCGCCGGATGTAGATCCGTCAACTCAAATTCCGTCTCTGTGCTTTGAACAACGAACTCTGGCTGTTCAAAAACAGGCAGCGACGAATAGGAGTGCACCACttgacattttattataaatttactaaCTTGATTAGCTTGTGGCGTAAGACCTTCGGTGCCGACACTTACAAGTAAGTTGTTTGGCTCGTAAGCGTCCCATACAATACTGATACTGTTTTCGGTAGTGTTAACCAGGCGCAGGTGATTCGGTGCAGGCTGTCTGAGTTGTTTGGTAGAGTAATAGGAGTGAACTCCCACTCCACCACAGTATTGTGCTTTATTGGCCAGACAACGGGTGTTACAGAGCTTTTCATCCAGTCGCTCTTGTGCTTTAAGGTAGCTGGCACAGAAACAATTTTCGGTAGCGAGCACAGCATATATATGGCCCTCTTGCACACAGATTTCTATACAtgtttttggaatttttgcgTAAACAGATTCCTTGAGTAAATCTGTTCGAGCCGTGTAGCACCCCACATAGTAGTAAGCTGGTTCTTCTCTCATAGGGTATACATTTGACTTCTCTAAGGATGAGCAAATATTAGCTAATAGCAAACCAATGGCCCAAGTCCACCACCAGGCAATAGGTCTCTGCATTTTCTGGTATAGTCTGTCTGGCAAGAAAATTACCATGTAGACCATACTGTGTAGTCACCCCTTAAGCTTATGCTGTTTTCATTGAGCTAATTAAACCCTTTTTGATGTCCAATTTAGACAAATTGAATGTTAATTGCACTTGTATTTGGATGTTTGTGtgctcaaaaataattatgtatacatatacattatattaatttaaagcccAGCTTAAAACGCGACCTGCACCGTTGTTGCCTTCGttgtattcaatttgattaatatacatatttatgtatgtatgtgcatatatatatgttgctttttatttgcttgtttacatGTCGCATTGAACGCTGGTCTACTGAGTCAGAACGAGACAACTATCCTAACCCAGTGATCACACACattagtatacatatatatctgtgtacatatatgtatgtatgtatgctcaTACgggcatatgtatgtacgtaaaCTGTACTCTGAGCAGAGCACGACTTTGACAGCTGGTATAAATTGAGAGCACGCAGCATTGCCAACATTGTCTTCAAGTTTAAAAGCCAGGCgcgattttcattttatttacttctatcttaaagttaatttaagtaagtactataatataatattacaaCACAAAAATACCCATAACAACATgcctaacaaatatttaccgCACGCTCTGCTTCTACCTGAAACGGGTACTTAGAAGTGAAAGTAAGAACGTGAGCGAGAGAGTTTAACGATCGCACTCAAATTGTATGAGaaattttgacttttattttgtcGTGCAGCTCATTTTAGTTGACAAtccgctttttatttaaatttattattactgtATGAACAATCATCCACTCAAccgtatatacatatgtatgcaaaaagttgGTGTTCGTTGCATAGCTGTTGAGTAACagagatatgtatgtatgtagctaTTTAAGGTTGTCAACGTCATCAACATAAGTTTAttgaatgtatgtacatatgtacatatataaatatatacatacatatgtaggtatgtacatatataagtacatatgtatgtatgtatgtatgtgtctgaccatgcatatttttatacatatgtatgtacatacatacatgtgtatcgCTTGGGTTTCAATTTAAGTGTGataaatctatttaaattttgaatgtgATCAGtactacacatacatacataagtattatAATTAGTGGATAATAATCCACGTAACCTAGCTTTTCTGTcaacttttaaaattgttggcaGTGGCAAACTAATGAACTAGCATAgttgaagtttatttttggccaCCTTTCATAATTGCAAGCCAGCTGCTACATTCTAAATActtgtgccaaaaaaaaaatatgtagacAGTCATTtgatgtatgtacatgtacatatgtatatactatgtatgtaaataaatgcttaaatctCTTTAACTTGCGTAATTAGACTTCAgttatatgcatatttcaatACATAAACTTAACTATGTACATAGTAACTTTTATAAATGCTTTCACTTTTGAATGTCTCCTATTTGCAGTTGGAATATCAAATATTGTGTGGTGAAAAATAACGCAGATactcataaattattttcaactatACCACCAAACGCACAACATACATCATACTTACATAAACATACAACATACCTACAAAAACATAGAACATATTAAGATACTCGAAAAGCAATtagaaacaaatttattaacatgGAAAGACCTACGCAAGGCTCAGCTGTGCAGGTAATAAATACATCAGAAGAACATACATTTTTACTCAATGAGGATGCACTAAGTGAGGTGCTGATGCGGGATGAAGTCAAGGATAGGTATGTATGCGTTGTGTCTGTGGCTGGCGCCTTTCGGAAGGGCAAAAGTTTTCTGCTCGATTTTTTTCTGCGCTACATGTATTCCAAGgtaacttaatatatatatatatatattgtttttgcgGAGataacataattattatttacagtaTGTGCGACACGATATTGGGGATTGGCTTGGTGATGAGACAGAACCTCTGTCTGGATTTTCATGGCGGGGCGGCTCAGAACGTGATACCACTGGCATTTTAATGTGGTCTGATATATTTCTACACGATTACCCAAATGGGGATAAAATAGCTGTTATATTGCTGGACACACAGGGTGCTTTTGATAGCCAAAGCACTGTGCGCGATTGCGCAACAGTTTTTGCATTAAGCACGATGCTATCATCAGTGCAGATTTATAATCTATCACAAAACATACAGGAAGACgatttgcaacatttgcagTTATTCACCGAATATGGACGTCTGGCACTGGCAGACTCAGGAAAGAAACCATTTCAACGCCTACAATTTTTGATTCGAGACTGGAGCTTTCCATATGAAGCCGAATACGGAGCATTGGGTGGTGATAAGATACTTAAGCGTAGGTTGGAAGTATCTGACAAGCAGCATCCAGAGCTACAGTCCTTACGTCGCCACATATCGTCTTGTTTCACGGAAGTCGCATGTTTTTTAATGCCACACCCCGGTCTGAACGTTGCTACAAATCCAAAATTTGATGGTCGTCTTAAGGATATTACGCCCGaatttaaaagcagcttaCGTTGCCTAGTACCTATGCTACTGGCCCCAGACAATCTTGTCTACAAAGAGATTGGCGGACAACGCGTACGGGCACGCGATCTGATACAATACTTTCAATCGTATATGAGTATCTACAAGGGAAACGAACTTCCCGAGCCAAAAAGTATGTTAGTGGCCACTGCAGAAGCCAACCACTTGACTGCCGTTGCTGCCGCTAGGGAGCTATACAATCAGCTCATGGAGGAGGTCTGTGGTGGCACACGACCATATTTAAGCACGGCACATTTAGAGACGGAACACTTACGTATCAAAGATAAGGCTATGTTTCAATTTgcaacgaaacgaaaaatGGGGGGTGAGGAGTTCACAGAGAAATTTCGTAAACAGCTGGACATTGACCTAGAGGAAGTTTTTACTAACTACCGAGCACACAAcgaaagtaaaaatatttttaaagctgctCGTACGCCGGCTGTCTACTTTGCTTGTGCGGTCATCATGTACATTATAAGTGGAGTTTTTGGATTGCTTGGACTCTACACCTTTGCCAACTTTTGTAATCTCGTTATGGGAGTGGCTCTACTCACCTTGGCACTATGGGCGTACATCAGGTGGGCAATTGTATTTAGAACATCTCAGTGTACGATTTTTATTAACTTCAAGAACTTTATTCATACAGATACAGCGGTGAGCTAAGTGATTTTGGTGGAAAGCTAGATGATGTTGCAACCCTTGCCTGGGAAaatgtaagttttttttaccctattttaatattttctttaaaatataaagttttaaaagaaagcaaaagtatACGTTCATAATACAACAGCCATAAATTCCGGgtttctttaaaaaatatatttatatatatatgaataagATTTTAATGATAACTGCGTAACATATCCCATTTCAGTTTATGCGGCCAATCTATCAAGGTTGCATGGAGAAGGGCATAAAACATGTGGCCACGCATGCGGCAGAGGCGGCTGTTGGTAACCGTTCGTCATCCACTGCTGCGCTCAATGGCAAAGTAAAGCGATCATGAGAATACGCccaaaaagacaaaaacaaaatacagaaAATTGAAGTGactagcaacaataacaataattttgtatttaaatcaaataaaaacatacacaACACTAATGGTGGCGACGCAAGTATCTTCAAGAGATTTTGGATGATTTTTAAAGCCGAAAATACTGTACCGAATGCAGTAGGCGGCATCAGCTCTGGGCTAAATTCTTCGACAGCAGGCATTCTAAGCAGTCGTAAGAAGCGTAAATccaagtttaattaattaagtctGAAATCTGGTTTTCAGCCGCATCTTGTATCggttttgtataaattaaaacaatttatgttcGGGAAGAGAAACTTAATAACATATATTAACTGCGTCAATggtgttttttaatttaccttCATATATATTGTGAGTTACCTTCAACGTCGTGTTTAGCGCGATTCCTTATAAGTATAAAATCACCAAAGCAGGGCGCTGTGCTTAGGTTCGTATTTGttgatagtttttttttattataattttaaaacaaaattaaaaaataaaccggacacatttaattataaagctgtatatataaaattgctaactttttttattgcgtTGAATccatataataaatgtaaacatcCTTGCTCCATGCACACAGTTGCTGTACAGAAATAAACGTATTTGATTTaatgatatataaataatattttatttatgtttttcatTTAGGATATCAACATATAGAAATCAGAGATACATGGGCCAAGAAATTCTTTCTTTCTGTGAAACCAtaatttactattattattcacttaatttaatgattcagaatttaattat
Protein-coding regions in this window:
- the LOC108604062 gene encoding putative tyrosine-protein kinase Wsck isoform X1 → MVYMVIFLPDRLYQKMQRPIAWWWTWAIGLLLANICSSLEKSNVYPMREEPAYYYVGCYTARTDLLKESVYAKIPKTCIEICVQEGHIYAVLATENCFCASYLKAQERLDEKLCNTRCLANKAQYCGGVGVHSYYSTKQLRQPAPNHLRLVNTTENSISIVWDAYEPNNLLVSVGTEGLTPQANQVSKFIIKCQVVHSYSSLPVFEQPEFVVQSTETEFELTDLHPATHYNISVYAMCIAQQLERKETECGHATLSAATKVGVPYPVPVQPKIITRTDYSITVELAPMQNDNGPLSKLLIIVEYVNNALRQTFDAQLLGSWQESQQNGVPYYIAAELDYDRPEDNRTKHFVVGDGKLYGRYHNVPLKLRSDDQQYSSHVHISLGVVSTLQNFTKTLYTRRNHEQHTTSLDDFRYATFERGQSSVVALAVTCIIFGSCLLLSIITYFYLRYETCQSRVLSERLRNTHEMTPQISVIEQENNGYLVEEDLPPTLDSFKQQLEALIAELQHIPRCELRINVNDVIGEGAFGNIITGMLCGNGRGNECAMHVLSTDKMKATSQCQLLDEMQQLKKLQRHEQVLDFCGISASADWLYLVMELQSVSLKQRLLESRHEAPIPRLSSLSEQLVLQWMYELSSAAAYLNSLQVQQRHLSSYSVYVTTESKLKLCVLGPLYYVNANRQQCDPRRWLSPEMLREKHHITSKSAVWSFACIAWECCALGGTLYGNVLSGEQHLLDAIRSGMRPTQPVYVFSDLYQILLNCWQVEPSERIGFEDVAFAIRQLMTSPKHAICFDRSMSDTDTLETLPLYLPMLETRNS
- the LOC108604062 gene encoding putative tyrosine-protein kinase Wsck isoform X3 — translated: MVYMVIFLPDRLYQKMQRPIAWWWTWAIGLLLANICSSLEKSNVYPMREEPAYYYVGCYTARTDLLKESVYAKIPKTCIEICVQEGHIYAVLATENCFCASYLKAQERLDEKLCNTRCLANKAQYCGGVGVHSYYSTKQLRQPAPNHLRLVNTTENSISIVWDAYEPNNLLVSVGTEGLTPQANQVSKFIIKCQVVHSYSSLPVFEQPEFVVQSTETEFELTDLHPATHYNISVYAMCIAQQLERKETECGHATLSAATKVGVPYPVPVQPKIITRTDYSITVELAPMQNDNGPLSKLLIIVEYVNNALRQTFDAQLLGSWQESQQNGVPYYIAAELDYDRPEDNRTKHFVVGDGKLYGRYHNVPLKLRSDDQQYSSHVHISLGVVSTLQNFTKTLYTRRNHEQHTTSLDDFRYATFERGQSSVVALAVTCIIFGSCLLLSIITYFYLRYETCQSRVLSERLRNTHEMTPQISVIEQENNGYLVEEDLPPTLDSFKQQLEALIAELQHIPRCELRINVNDVIGEGAFGNIITGMLCGNGRGNECAMHVLSTDKMKATSQCQLLDEMQQLKKLQRHEQVLDFCGISASADWLYLVMELQSVSLKQRLLESRHEAPIPRLSSLSEQLVLQWMYELSSAAAYLNSLQVQQRHLSSYSVYVTTESKLKLCVLGPLYYVNANRQQCDPRRWLSPEMLREKHHITSKSAVWSFACIAWECCALGGTLYGNVLSGEQHLLDAIRSGGA
- the LOC108604064 gene encoding atlastin codes for the protein MERPTQGSAVQVINTSEEHTFLLNEDALSEVLMRDEVKDRYVCVVSVAGAFRKGKSFLLDFFLRYMYSKYVRHDIGDWLGDETEPLSGFSWRGGSERDTTGILMWSDIFLHDYPNGDKIAVILLDTQGAFDSQSTVRDCATVFALSTMLSSVQIYNLSQNIQEDDLQHLQLFTEYGRLALADSGKKPFQRLQFLIRDWSFPYEAEYGALGGDKILKRRLEVSDKQHPELQSLRRHISSCFTEVACFLMPHPGLNVATNPKFDGRLKDITPEFKSSLRCLVPMLLAPDNLVYKEIGGQRVRARDLIQYFQSYMSIYKGNELPEPKSMLVATAEANHLTAVAAARELYNQLMEEVCGGTRPYLSTAHLETEHLRIKDKAMFQFATKRKMGGEEFTEKFRKQLDIDLEEVFTNYRAHNESKNIFKAARTPAVYFACAVIMYIISGVFGLLGLYTFANFCNLVMGVALLTLALWAYIRYSGELSDFGGKLDDVATLAWENFMRPIYQGCMEKGIKHVATHAAEAAVGNRSSSTAALNGKVKRS
- the LOC108604062 gene encoding putative tyrosine-protein kinase Wsck isoform X2 is translated as MREEPAYYYVGCYTARTDLLKESVYAKIPKTCIEICVQEGHIYAVLATENCFCASYLKAQERLDEKLCNTRCLANKAQYCGGVGVHSYYSTKQLRQPAPNHLRLVNTTENSISIVWDAYEPNNLLVSVGTEGLTPQANQVSKFIIKCQVVHSYSSLPVFEQPEFVVQSTETEFELTDLHPATHYNISVYAMCIAQQLERKETECGHATLSAATKVGVPYPVPVQPKIITRTDYSITVELAPMQNDNGPLSKLLIIVEYVNNALRQTFDAQLLGSWQESQQNGVPYYIAAELDYDRPEDNRTKHFVVGDGKLYGRYHNVPLKLRSDDQQYSSHVHISLGVVSTLQNFTKTLYTRRNHEQHTTSLDDFRYATFERGQSSVVALAVTCIIFGSCLLLSIITYFYLRYETCQSRVLSERLRNTHEMTPQISVIEQENNGYLVEEDLPPTLDSFKQQLEALIAELQHIPRCELRINVNDVIGEGAFGNIITGMLCGNGRGNECAMHVLSTDKMKATSQCQLLDEMQQLKKLQRHEQVLDFCGISASADWLYLVMELQSVSLKQRLLESRHEAPIPRLSSLSEQLVLQWMYELSSAAAYLNSLQVQQRHLSSYSVYVTTESKLKLCVLGPLYYVNANRQQCDPRRWLSPEMLREKHHITSKSAVWSFACIAWECCALGGTLYGNVLSGEQHLLDAIRSGMRPTQPVYVFSDLYQILLNCWQVEPSERIGFEDVAFAIRQLMTSPKHAICFDRSMSDTDTLETLPLYLPMLETRNS